The genomic window GCGGGTGGGTGTAAATCGAGTGCAAGAGCATCCGGCCGTCGTCGGGAAGGATGTCGTAGGCGCGGTCGAAGAACAACGCATAACGTTCCTTTTTGAAGGCGTCGAAAGCCTCGAAGCTCACGATGCGGTCGACGCGCTCCTCGAACTCTTCCCAGCCCTGCAGCCGGGCCTCGGCCTGCCGCGTCGTCGAGACGGCGGCCAGCCCCTCTTTGGTGCGCGCATAGTGGTTTTTGCTGAGCGTGATGCCGATGACGTTCACGTCGTATTTCTCCACCGCTCGCACCACGGCTCCGCCCCAGCCGCAGCCGACGTCGAGCAGCGTCATCCCGGGCTCGAGGTCAAGCTTGTTCAGTGCCAAATCCAATTTGGCGAGCTGTGCTTCTTCCAGCGTCATGTCGTCGCGCTCGAAGTATGCACAGGTGTAGACCATGTTGGGGTCTAAGAACAGCGCGAAGAAGTCGTCCGAAATATCGTAAGTGGCCTGCGATTCTTCGTAATACGGCTTCAGGTTCGCCATGTTCACGTCCTCCCAGTGCTTTTAACGCTACAACGCTGTGAGACCTGTCGCGAACTCGCGGCGAATCGGAAATGCGGAGCCGGCTGCTCGACTCCGCTCAGCTGGCCTCGGCGAAGTTGCCCGTCAAAACACCCACCACCGGATCCCACAGCTGCTGTGGCAGATCATGGCCCATTCCGTCGAATAACACCAATCGGGCACCGCCGATCGCGCGCGCGATCGCGCGGCCCCCGAAGGGACGCATCAACTTGTCGGATCGGCCATGGATCACCACCGTCGGCGCGACGATGCGGCGGTCATGGTGGGCGAGGCTGCCGCTGGCCAGGATGGCGCCGAACTGCCGGGCGATGCCCTGCGGGTAGTAGTTGCGGTCGTATCCCTCGGCCGCCTCGGCACGGACCTGCTCGGCGGGGATGCGGTAGCCCGGGCTGCCGATGATCCGGCTGACGCGCACGGCGTTGTCCAGGATGACGTCGCGGGGGGAGTCCGGCGGCGGCCCGATCAACAGCGACAGCAACGCCCGGGGAGCCGGCGGCGGCAGGAATGCCGAATTGTTGCTCGAGAAAAGAATTCCCAGTGACCTGGTGCGCTCGGCGAATCGGGCGGCGACGATCTGGGCGATCATGCCGCCCATCGACGCGCCGACGATGTGGGCCCGTTCGATGCCGAGGTGGTCCAGCACCGCGGCGGCGTCGCCGGCCATGTCCTCCAGTGTGTAGGCGGCGCGGCTGGGCAGCCCGGCCCAGGATCGGAGCAATCGCACCACGATCGGCTGCCCGGAGGTGTGCAGCTCGGTTTTGCTGGACAGGCCGATATCGCGGTTGTCGTAGCGGATGACGCGGAAGCCCTGGTCGACCAGCTTCTGGCAGAAATCGGTGCGCCACAGCAACATTTGGGCGCCCAGTCCCATGATGAGCAGCACGGGCGGGTCGGCGGGATCGCCCATGTCCTCGTAGTAGAGCTTCAGGTCGCTCGGCCCGGCGGCCGACGTCGCATAACCGGTGCGGATGTGCACTAGGCCTCCAGGTCGGTGTCGTGCTCCCGGCTGACCTCGACCATGAAGTTGGCGAAGTAACCCGTCAATTGTGGGTCGGACATCAGCTGCCACTTCGGTGCGAGCAGCTTCATGTACCGCTCGACGTAGAGGAACTGCTTGCCGATCAAGACCAGCTCGCGGGGGAGCTTGACGTCGTAGGCATCGGCCAGCGTCGACAGCTGCCGGCCGATGTCGGCGTACGACATGTCGCCGAGGGTCTGCATGGTCAGGGGGGTGGCGAACTTTTCCAGGTCCTTGGCGGCCTGGGCCTCCGGCTTCACCGCGCCGACGGCGCCCATCAACACGACGATCTTGCCGGCCGCGGCGTGGTCCTTCTTGACCAGCAGGGCGTAGACGAGCTCGCGCAGCAGCCAACGGGTGCGCGGGTCGATGCGGCCCATGATCCCGAAGTCGAAGAACACGATGCGGCCCGCCTCGTCGACGTAGAGGTTGCCCGCGTGCAGGTCGCCGTGGAACAGCCCGTGCCGCAGCCCGCCCTCGAACAGCGAGAACAGCAACGCCTTGACCAGCTCGGTGCCGTCGAAGCCTGCCTTGCGGATGGCGGCGACGTTGTCGATGCGGATGCCGTGCACCCGCTCCATCGTCAGCACCCGGTCGCTGGTGAAGTCCCAGAACACTTGCGGCACCCGGATGTTGCGGCCCAGCGGGGAGCCCTGCAGGTGTGACACCCACGCCTCCATCGACTGCGCCTCGAGCCGGAAGTTCAGCTCCTCGGCCAGGTTGTCGGAGAAGTCGGCAACCACGTCTTGTGCCGACAGCCGGCGGCCCAGCTTGGCCAGCTCGACGGCCTGGGCGAAGCGCTTGAGGATCTGCAGGTCCGCAGCGACGCGGCGGCGGATCCCCGGGCGCTGGATCTTGACCACGACGTCCTCGCCGGTGTGCAGGGTGGCATAGTGCACCTGGGCGATGGACGCCGAGGCGAACGGCGTCTCGTCCCACGTGGCGAACAGCTCCGCCGGCTCTCCGCCGAGCTCCTCGACGAGCAGCTTGTGCACCTCGCTGGTGTCGGCCGGCGGCACCCGGTCGAGCAGACCGCGGAACTCGCGCGACAGCGACTCGCCGAACGCGCCGGGACTCGAGGCGATGATCTGCCCGAACTTCACGTACGTGGGCCCCAGCTCGGCGAAGGTCTGGGGGAGCTGCCTGATGACTTTCTGCTGCAGCGGGCCCCTGCTCGGCAGCGTGCTTACGACGCGAGCGGCGGTGCGGGTCACCTGCCAACCGGTGACGGCCATCCGGGCCGCTTCGACCGGCAACGGCACCCGGTCCAGCTTGGCCACCTCGCGGTGTTTGGCGGAACTCATCCCAGCAGTCTGCCAAACCCGCGGTGTCAACTCCCAATTCCTGCGGGGCCCGCCCGCAGGCGGGTGGATTCGCCGTTTACCCGTCGGAGCGGCTCCGCCCGGCCGGATTCGCGCCCTTTCGCCAGGGCGTCACCTAGCCGTCGATCTCCCAGCCCGCCAGCCCGGCGATGGGAGGTAGGTCCGGAGCGGCGGCCACCCGTGCCATCCAGTTGTGCTGCATGCGGGTGACGTGTTTGACCAGGCCGCCGATCGACAGTGCACCGTCCGACGGTGTGGACCGGGCCTGCTCGTCGGTGAGGCCGTAAGCCACTGCGAAGTAGGAGCTTTGGTGGAGGGCCAGGTACTCGGGCAGGGCGCCGTGCTCGTCGGCCACGGGTGGCGCGAGGGCGGGCATGGCCAGAGCCTAGG from Mycobacterium shigaense includes these protein-coding regions:
- a CDS encoding cyclopropane mycolic acid synthase family methyltransferase gives rise to the protein MANLKPYYEESQATYDISDDFFALFLDPNMVYTCAYFERDDMTLEEAQLAKLDLALNKLDLEPGMTLLDVGCGWGGAVVRAVEKYDVNVIGITLSKNHYARTKEGLAAVSTTRQAEARLQGWEEFEERVDRIVSFEAFDAFKKERYALFFDRAYDILPDDGRMLLHSIYTHPQTYWRDHGITVTMSDLRFFRFLSTEIFPNGSMCGEADIVDNSLASGFTIEDVQSLDLHYVRTLETWAANLEANRELAIAIQSEEVYERFMRYLTGCAGLFRKGLANVAQFTLAK
- a CDS encoding ABC1 kinase family protein translates to MSSAKHREVAKLDRVPLPVEAARMAVTGWQVTRTAARVVSTLPSRGPLQQKVIRQLPQTFAELGPTYVKFGQIIASSPGAFGESLSREFRGLLDRVPPADTSEVHKLLVEELGGEPAELFATWDETPFASASIAQVHYATLHTGEDVVVKIQRPGIRRRVAADLQILKRFAQAVELAKLGRRLSAQDVVADFSDNLAEELNFRLEAQSMEAWVSHLQGSPLGRNIRVPQVFWDFTSDRVLTMERVHGIRIDNVAAIRKAGFDGTELVKALLFSLFEGGLRHGLFHGDLHAGNLYVDEAGRIVFFDFGIMGRIDPRTRWLLRELVYALLVKKDHAAAGKIVVLMGAVGAVKPEAQAAKDLEKFATPLTMQTLGDMSYADIGRQLSTLADAYDVKLPRELVLIGKQFLYVERYMKLLAPKWQLMSDPQLTGYFANFMVEVSREHDTDLEA
- a CDS encoding alpha/beta fold hydrolase, with the translated sequence MHIRTGYATSAAGPSDLKLYYEDMGDPADPPVLLIMGLGAQMLLWRTDFCQKLVDQGFRVIRYDNRDIGLSSKTELHTSGQPIVVRLLRSWAGLPSRAAYTLEDMAGDAAAVLDHLGIERAHIVGASMGGMIAQIVAARFAERTRSLGILFSSNNSAFLPPPAPRALLSLLIGPPPDSPRDVILDNAVRVSRIIGSPGYRIPAEQVRAEAAEGYDRNYYPQGIARQFGAILASGSLAHHDRRIVAPTVVIHGRSDKLMRPFGGRAIARAIGGARLVLFDGMGHDLPQQLWDPVVGVLTGNFAEAS